One window of Thalassovita mediterranea genomic DNA carries:
- the cysG gene encoding siroheme synthase CysG, with the protein MQLFPAFFQMDGAQIVIFGDGVNAERKARLVAKTPAQIALVSRHMPDWAKAVEQITHVEPEQAGQALDMSRFAIIASEDETELQWAYELVRAFGVPVNVVDRKELCDFTVPSILDRGQVVAAFATGGAAPVIAKDIRAKLETLLPERIGKLAELAERWRPAVKDAISSETSRRHFWEHVLRGPVAEAVYGGDDARAEKLMDIALLRFSHEASSNDPGPVHIVGAGPGDPELLTLKAFRLIQQADIVFHDKLVSDEIMDMVRRDAERVPVGKSKGEHLVPQDGIHELMIAAAREGKRVVRLKGGDPFIFGRGGEEVEALREAGIEATVVPGISSALGCAANANLPLTHRDHAQTLTFVTGHARKGGVPDLDWQGLAKPNQTVVVFMGVGTSTIISEKLQEAGLSGDTPVAVIENGTRANETRGFGSLEALPRIIETHGIKGPALLIIGEVAGLPAEAQNKFIAEALA; encoded by the coding sequence ATGCAACTCTTCCCAGCCTTCTTCCAGATGGATGGCGCCCAGATCGTCATTTTCGGCGATGGCGTGAATGCCGAGCGCAAGGCGCGCCTCGTCGCCAAGACCCCGGCGCAGATTGCGCTGGTCAGCCGACACATGCCTGATTGGGCCAAAGCCGTTGAGCAGATCACGCATGTCGAGCCGGAACAGGCCGGACAGGCGCTGGACATGTCGCGCTTTGCGATCATCGCGTCTGAGGACGAGACAGAGCTGCAGTGGGCCTACGAACTTGTTCGTGCCTTCGGCGTGCCGGTGAACGTGGTGGACCGCAAGGAGCTTTGCGACTTCACCGTGCCGAGCATTCTGGATCGCGGTCAGGTCGTCGCCGCGTTCGCAACGGGCGGCGCAGCCCCTGTGATCGCCAAGGATATTCGCGCAAAACTCGAAACGCTTCTGCCGGAGCGGATCGGCAAGCTCGCCGAACTGGCTGAGCGCTGGCGCCCGGCTGTGAAGGACGCGATCAGTTCCGAAACCTCGCGCCGTCACTTCTGGGAACACGTGCTGCGCGGGCCTGTGGCTGAAGCGGTCTATGGCGGCGATGATGCGCGCGCCGAGAAGCTGATGGATATCGCCCTCCTTCGCTTTTCTCATGAGGCAAGCTCGAACGACCCCGGCCCCGTCCACATTGTTGGCGCAGGCCCCGGCGACCCGGAGCTTCTGACGCTCAAAGCCTTCCGCCTGATCCAGCAGGCCGACATCGTATTTCACGACAAGCTCGTCTCGGATGAGATCATGGACATGGTCCGCCGCGACGCAGAACGTGTGCCCGTCGGCAAGTCCAAGGGCGAGCATCTCGTGCCACAGGACGGCATCCACGAACTGATGATTGCAGCGGCCCGCGAAGGCAAACGCGTCGTGCGCCTCAAGGGCGGCGACCCTTTCATCTTCGGGCGCGGCGGCGAGGAAGTCGAAGCGCTGCGTGAAGCGGGCATCGAAGCGACGGTCGTGCCGGGCATTTCTTCGGCGCTTGGGTGCGCGGCGAATGCGAACCTGCCACTGACCCACCGCGACCATGCCCAGACGCTGACCTTCGTGACGGGCCATGCCCGCAAGGGCGGCGTGCCGGACCTCGACTGGCAAGGGCTGGCCAAGCCTAACCAGACCGTCGTCGTCTTCATGGGCGTTGGCACATCCACCATCATTTCGGAAAAACTGCAGGAAGCCGGCCTTTCAGGTGACACCCCCGTGGCCGTCATTGAGAATGGCACGCGCGCGAACGAGACACGCGGCTTTGGCTCTCTTGAGGCCCTGCCCCGGATCATAGAAACACATGGCATCAAGGGGCCGGCACTGCTGATCATCGGCGAGGTTGCCGGTCTTCCCGCTGAGGCCCAGAACAAATTCATAGCGGAGGCGCTGGCATGA
- a CDS encoding DUF3772 domain-containing protein translates to MSSCVRTFLAGALFILLALLPVAEAQQTSSERALEDLGEIETQLETINSRLMELNDAFEASDDPAELSEQIATISNLRDDLSSLESRAIEIRTGSQEALDAVSDLIPSETEEGAADAVAGSSGSSSSSSSETAAARLAESDLSEVTAPFREINSRASIAAANARLADIDARRLMESISQSRESVFVSSILERGASPVSPAVWMDAFQRTDDVWRELGTEIKNWRDSQVERGTPYPLTILIGLSVVLFGGLFWLYRLFYKWELRKNTEVRPSRQTVAYVAMGSFLARFATAGAVVLIIAGCAWLLGMDVLESSAGRRVAFVTVAVLCMRALVSSVMAPRTTAFRLIGVGDKAAAAISLSFIVLVIAFAIESILTATGALASPGAALVGVRTFLLSMLTGCLLLWLAVRMRAQTEKGKSTLRIIIRWTVVAVAITIMLSSLLGYHAFSRYLVERLILVSIVLLIAILVREYIRAAALKFLSGVVEERRYESAREDDDDEPTEMNSEFWIKSSVDTIVVLLLPPFLLLALGLPASELWNEIRWLLAGFEIGGQRISLGSILSAILTVIAIMLATRIIQRTLERQILPKSQISSGAANSLVTLLGYAGVIIAFVSAIGVIGFDLSSLAIIAGALSVGIGFGLQSIVSNFVAGLILLFERPFKIGDWIVTPSGEGTVQKINVRATEVLTFDRRSIIVPNAELVSNSFGNWTHKSAVMRIAVTIGVKYGTDTRKVERLMLEVAENSDYVLKDPPPHVVMKGFGDSSLDFELRAYIIADHVVIAPSEMRHELARVFEREDVTIPFPQRDIHFDWPDAPKALQGRNPDEDDDEPKERPSRRNEARAADEKDETE, encoded by the coding sequence ATGAGTTCGTGCGTGCGCACATTCCTTGCCGGGGCCCTTTTCATCCTGCTTGCCTTGCTTCCGGTTGCTGAAGCGCAACAAACCTCAAGCGAACGTGCGCTCGAAGACCTTGGCGAAATAGAAACGCAGCTGGAAACGATCAATTCCCGTCTGATGGAGCTGAACGACGCTTTCGAGGCGAGCGACGACCCGGCCGAACTCAGCGAACAGATCGCGACGATCTCGAACCTGAGGGACGATCTGTCTTCGCTGGAATCCCGCGCGATCGAAATCCGGACGGGCTCCCAGGAAGCGCTGGATGCTGTTTCTGATCTCATCCCCAGCGAGACAGAGGAAGGGGCAGCGGACGCGGTTGCGGGGTCTAGCGGAAGCTCCTCCAGCAGCAGTTCTGAAACGGCAGCAGCAAGGCTTGCAGAGAGCGATCTTTCCGAGGTGACGGCGCCGTTTCGCGAGATCAATTCTCGCGCCAGCATTGCCGCGGCGAATGCCCGGCTGGCCGATATCGACGCCCGGCGCCTGATGGAGAGCATCTCTCAAAGCCGGGAAAGTGTTTTTGTTTCCTCCATCCTGGAGCGCGGTGCCTCGCCCGTATCGCCCGCAGTCTGGATGGACGCCTTTCAGCGTACTGATGATGTCTGGAGAGAGCTGGGAACCGAGATCAAGAACTGGCGTGACAGCCAGGTTGAGCGCGGCACGCCCTACCCGCTTACCATCCTTATCGGTCTCAGCGTCGTGCTCTTCGGCGGTCTCTTCTGGCTCTATCGCCTCTTCTACAAATGGGAGCTTCGTAAGAACACGGAGGTCCGACCAAGCCGACAAACAGTCGCCTATGTGGCGATGGGCAGTTTCCTCGCGCGCTTTGCGACGGCAGGCGCGGTGGTCCTGATTATCGCTGGGTGCGCATGGCTGCTTGGGATGGACGTACTTGAGAGCAGTGCGGGCCGCCGGGTCGCCTTCGTGACGGTCGCCGTTCTCTGCATGCGCGCACTGGTGTCTTCGGTCATGGCGCCGCGCACGACAGCTTTCCGCCTGATCGGTGTTGGCGACAAGGCGGCAGCCGCGATCAGCCTTTCCTTCATCGTCCTTGTCATCGCCTTCGCGATTGAATCCATCCTGACGGCAACCGGCGCCCTGGCATCTCCGGGCGCGGCCCTTGTGGGTGTGCGGACCTTCCTTCTGTCGATGCTGACCGGCTGTCTTCTGCTGTGGCTTGCCGTGCGGATGAGAGCGCAGACGGAGAAAGGAAAGTCGACCCTTCGCATTATTATCCGTTGGACAGTGGTCGCCGTCGCGATCACCATCATGCTGAGCTCGCTGCTCGGGTATCATGCGTTTTCAAGGTACCTCGTCGAGCGGCTGATCCTGGTCTCTATCGTCCTGCTCATTGCCATTCTGGTACGCGAATATATCCGCGCGGCCGCCCTCAAATTCCTGTCGGGCGTGGTTGAGGAACGCCGCTATGAATCGGCGCGCGAAGATGATGACGACGAGCCGACGGAGATGAACTCCGAGTTCTGGATCAAATCCAGCGTCGACACGATCGTCGTATTGCTCCTGCCGCCCTTCCTGTTGTTGGCGCTGGGCCTTCCGGCATCAGAGCTCTGGAATGAGATCCGCTGGCTGCTGGCAGGGTTCGAGATAGGCGGACAGCGTATCTCGCTGGGCTCCATTCTGTCCGCAATTCTGACTGTCATCGCGATCATGCTTGCGACCCGCATCATTCAACGCACGCTTGAACGGCAGATCTTGCCCAAGTCACAGATCAGTAGCGGCGCAGCCAATTCGCTGGTCACGCTGCTTGGCTATGCAGGCGTCATTATCGCCTTCGTTTCAGCTATTGGCGTTATCGGCTTTGACCTTTCCAGCCTCGCCATCATCGCTGGTGCGCTGTCTGTTGGTATCGGTTTTGGCCTTCAGAGCATTGTCAGCAACTTTGTGGCGGGCCTCATCCTGCTATTCGAGCGCCCCTTCAAGATTGGAGATTGGATCGTGACGCCGTCGGGCGAAGGTACCGTCCAGAAGATCAATGTCAGGGCGACCGAAGTGCTGACTTTTGACCGCCGATCCATCATCGTTCCGAATGCCGAGCTGGTCAGCAATTCGTTCGGCAACTGGACGCACAAGAGCGCGGTCATGCGGATCGCGGTGACGATCGGCGTGAAGTACGGGACCGACACGCGCAAGGTCGAGCGCCTCATGCTGGAGGTCGCCGAGAACAGCGACTACGTCCTCAAGGATCCGCCTCCGCACGTCGTCATGAAAGGCTTTGGCGACAGCTCACTCGATTTCGAGCTGCGTGCCTATATCATTGCAGATCATGTCGTGATCGCGCCATCGGAAATGCGGCACGAACTGGCGCGGGTGTTCGAGCGCGAAGACGTCACCATTCCATTCCCGCAGCGCGATATTCATTTCGACTGGCCGGATGCGCCAAAAGCTCTTCAGGGCAGGAACCCGGATGAAGATGATGATGAGCCCAAGGAGCGGCCATCACGCCGCAACGAAGCGCGGGCCGCCGATGAAAAGGACGAGACCGAGTAG
- a CDS encoding AbgT family transporter, with translation MSDQTATSDQKGFLGWVEKTGNKLPDPVFIFFYLIIALMIVSQICAWLGVSAFHPSLTNPDGTPQLEEAASLFSPENIQRLWVEMPTTFTHFHPLGYVLVVMLGAGVAERSGLFGSAIRGAVRNAPKAMLTPLVALIAMLSNHAADAGYVVMIPLAAIIFASAGRHPLAGIAAAFAGVSGGFSANITPGQLDALLFGITESAYGASNIDGGWSVNFAGNWYFIAVLLFIYLPVIWLVTDKIIEPRLGKWKPDADSDMQSYGDEDRPLTEGEKKGLGRAGLAILGVVLLWVFMTIGPGTPLLADGPGNEDAAWYVQAGPLFRSLVAAFLILFLAAGWAYGSAAGTIKNHRDLVNMMAGGMKDMGYYLVLAFAAAHFVAMFGWSNLGLISAVHGADAINNSGLPLPAVLGLIVLFSAALNLFVGSASAKWALLAPVLVPMLMLVGISPDGATAAYRVGDGATNIITPLMVYFPLILVFAQRWQKNFGLGSLTAMMIPYSIWMLITGVALMMIWLFVGFPLGPGAPAQIPIPGTAG, from the coding sequence ATGTCAGACCAGACCGCTACCAGCGATCAGAAAGGCTTTCTCGGCTGGGTCGAGAAAACGGGCAACAAATTGCCCGACCCGGTCTTCATCTTCTTCTACCTGATCATCGCGCTGATGATCGTCTCGCAGATCTGCGCCTGGCTCGGCGTTTCTGCGTTTCATCCCAGCCTAACCAATCCTGACGGCACCCCGCAGCTGGAAGAGGCTGCAAGCCTGTTCTCACCTGAGAATATCCAGCGGCTATGGGTCGAGATGCCGACGACGTTCACACACTTCCATCCGCTCGGCTATGTGCTGGTTGTGATGCTAGGCGCGGGCGTCGCAGAACGGTCGGGCCTCTTTGGCAGCGCGATCCGCGGCGCAGTGCGCAATGCGCCGAAAGCCATGCTGACTCCGCTAGTCGCGCTGATCGCGATGCTGTCGAACCACGCCGCCGATGCAGGTTATGTCGTGATGATCCCGCTGGCGGCGATCATCTTCGCCTCGGCAGGACGCCACCCGCTGGCAGGGATCGCGGCCGCCTTCGCGGGCGTGTCTGGTGGTTTCTCTGCGAACATCACACCGGGCCAGCTCGACGCGCTGCTCTTCGGCATCACGGAAAGTGCCTACGGCGCCAGCAATATTGATGGCGGCTGGAGCGTGAATTTCGCCGGTAACTGGTACTTCATCGCGGTGCTTCTCTTTATTTACCTGCCTGTTATCTGGCTGGTCACCGACAAGATCATCGAGCCACGTCTTGGCAAATGGAAGCCGGACGCAGACAGCGACATGCAGTCTTATGGCGATGAGGACCGCCCGCTTACCGAAGGCGAGAAGAAGGGCCTCGGCCGCGCGGGTCTTGCCATTCTCGGGGTCGTGCTTCTCTGGGTCTTCATGACGATCGGGCCGGGCACGCCGCTTCTGGCTGATGGCCCCGGTAATGAAGACGCTGCCTGGTATGTGCAGGCTGGCCCGCTCTTCCGCTCGCTTGTGGCAGCCTTCCTGATCCTGTTCCTCGCCGCAGGCTGGGCGTATGGCTCGGCTGCCGGGACGATCAAGAACCACCGCGACCTCGTCAACATGATGGCGGGTGGCATGAAGGATATGGGCTATTACCTCGTCCTCGCCTTTGCAGCTGCGCACTTTGTGGCGATGTTTGGCTGGTCGAACCTCGGCCTCATTTCGGCTGTGCACGGCGCAGACGCGATCAATAATAGCGGCCTGCCGCTCCCGGCCGTGCTGGGCCTGATCGTGCTCTTCTCTGCTGCGCTGAACCTGTTCGTTGGGTCTGCGAGTGCTAAGTGGGCGCTGCTCGCGCCTGTTCTGGTGCCGATGCTGATGCTGGTCGGGATCAGCCCGGACGGTGCAACCGCGGCCTACCGTGTGGGCGACGGTGCAACGAACATCATCACCCCGCTCATGGTCTACTTCCCGCTGATCCTCGTCTTCGCCCAGCGCTGGCAGAAGAACTTTGGCCTCGGCAGCCTGACCGCGATGATGATCCCGTACTCGATCTGGATGCTCATCACAGGCGTTGCGCTGATGATGATCTGGCTGTTCGTTGGCTTCCCGCTCGGGCCGGGCGCGCCTGCACAGATCCCGATTCCAGGGACGGCTGGCTAG
- a CDS encoding DUF2849 domain-containing protein, with protein MTSVRPKLKPDQPKAVTAWDTLTGKVVWMAGDGSWSDDPQRIGVFIGDEAEARLKDAEAQEGTVTDPYFMQVTETGAVDGRETLRENIRANGPTVHPEFQKAPK; from the coding sequence ATGACTTCGGTCCGCCCAAAACTGAAACCCGACCAGCCCAAGGCGGTGACCGCCTGGGACACGCTGACCGGCAAAGTCGTCTGGATGGCAGGCGATGGCAGCTGGTCCGACGACCCGCAGCGCATCGGCGTCTTCATCGGCGATGAGGCCGAGGCCCGCCTGAAAGATGCAGAAGCACAGGAAGGCACGGTCACTGACCCCTACTTCATGCAGGTCACTGAAACCGGCGCCGTCGATGGCCGTGAGACGCTGCGCGAAAATATTCGTGCGAACGGGCCGACAGTGCATCCTGAATTCCAGAAAGCACCGAAATGA
- a CDS encoding glutathione S-transferase family protein, with translation MIRIYGDSISGNCLKVKWVAERLGIDHEWVEIDVMKGETRTDTFLAINPFGQVPVIEFDNGRVLAQSNAIISYLADGSELVPEDAFERAKVLEWMFWEQYSHETAIAVRRFQKHYEKRSDEEIDPHLMAKGRRALGRMELALLGNDWIAGGEAMTLADISLLAYTRLAHEGGFDVSEFPAVHGWIARCERELGLPHLHEVTDVQV, from the coding sequence ATGATCCGCATCTATGGTGACAGCATTTCGGGCAACTGCCTGAAAGTGAAATGGGTCGCAGAGCGCCTCGGCATCGACCATGAATGGGTCGAGATCGACGTCATGAAGGGCGAGACCCGCACGGATACTTTCCTTGCGATCAACCCGTTCGGCCAGGTGCCGGTCATCGAGTTCGACAATGGCCGCGTACTCGCCCAGTCCAACGCCATCATCTCCTATCTCGCCGATGGCAGCGAGCTTGTGCCGGAAGACGCTTTCGAGCGCGCCAAGGTTCTGGAGTGGATGTTCTGGGAGCAATATTCGCACGAGACGGCGATCGCTGTGCGCCGCTTCCAGAAGCATTACGAAAAGCGCAGCGACGAAGAGATCGACCCGCACCTGATGGCAAAGGGCCGCCGCGCACTTGGCCGGATGGAACTTGCCCTGCTTGGCAATGACTGGATCGCTGGCGGTGAGGCGATGACGCTCGCCGATATCTCGCTGCTTGCGTATACCCGCCTCGCCCATGAAGGCGGGTTTGACGTGTCCGAGTTTCCCGCCGTTCACGGCTGGATTGCGCGCTGCGAGCGCGAGCTCGGCCTTCCCCATCTGCATGAGGTTACCGATGTACAGGTATGA
- a CDS encoding nitrite/sulfite reductase: protein MYRYDEFDTRIVKERVEQFRGQVARRLSGELKEDEFKPLRLQNGVYLQLHAYMLRIAIPYGQLNPRQMRALAEIARKYDRGYGHFTTRQNIQFNWVALKDIPDVLADLAEVEMHAIQTSGNCIRNVTSDHYAGATKDEVMDPRPWCEIIRQWSTFHPEFAFLPRKFKIAVTAAEHDRAAIKVHDIGLNMRRKDGEVGFEVHVGGGQGRTPHIAAKVSDFVPESELLDYLEAIMRVYNRFGRRDNKYKARIKILVSETGEEEFRKLVEDEFAAQRTAEKIALPQEEIDRIHAYFEPPKLAAKSASSDSFEKAKTADAGFARWTRANLHPHKVDGYTTVTVSLKPMGVAAGDATDDQIDVMADLAESYGHNDIRVSHAQNVVLPHVALDDVYELYRKLDAAGLATPNEGLISDMIVCPGLDYCNLANARSIPVGMAIQEAFSDPDDQADIGKFHINISGCINACGHHHVGHVGILGVDRKGEEYYQITLGGRADEKAAIGQIAGPGLKAEDVPVALKRLVDRYRELRTGKDETFIETFEREGMEPFKDAIYAGA from the coding sequence ATGTACAGGTATGATGAATTCGACACCCGGATCGTAAAGGAACGGGTCGAGCAGTTTCGTGGACAGGTGGCCCGCCGCCTGTCTGGCGAACTGAAGGAAGACGAGTTTAAGCCGCTGCGGCTGCAGAACGGCGTCTATCTCCAGCTGCACGCATACATGCTGCGGATCGCTATTCCCTATGGCCAGCTCAATCCGCGCCAGATGCGCGCACTGGCCGAGATCGCCCGCAAGTATGACCGTGGCTATGGCCACTTCACGACACGCCAGAACATCCAATTCAACTGGGTGGCACTCAAGGATATTCCCGATGTACTGGCGGACCTTGCTGAGGTCGAGATGCATGCCATCCAGACCTCAGGCAACTGCATCCGGAACGTCACGAGCGACCATTATGCAGGGGCAACGAAGGATGAGGTGATGGACCCGCGCCCATGGTGCGAGATCATCCGCCAATGGTCGACCTTCCATCCGGAATTCGCTTTCCTGCCGCGCAAGTTCAAGATCGCCGTGACGGCAGCCGAGCACGACCGCGCGGCGATCAAGGTGCACGATATCGGCCTCAACATGCGCCGCAAGGACGGCGAGGTCGGCTTTGAAGTCCACGTCGGCGGCGGCCAGGGGCGGACGCCTCATATCGCCGCCAAGGTCTCTGACTTCGTGCCGGAAAGCGAGCTGCTTGATTATCTGGAAGCCATCATGCGGGTCTATAACCGCTTTGGCCGCCGCGATAACAAGTACAAGGCGCGCATCAAGATCCTCGTCTCTGAAACGGGCGAAGAGGAATTCCGCAAGCTGGTCGAGGATGAATTCGCCGCCCAGCGGACGGCTGAGAAGATCGCCCTGCCCCAAGAAGAGATCGACCGGATCCACGCCTATTTCGAGCCGCCTAAGCTGGCGGCGAAGTCGGCAAGTTCAGACAGCTTCGAAAAGGCAAAGACCGCTGACGCAGGCTTCGCACGCTGGACGCGCGCGAATTTGCACCCGCACAAGGTGGATGGCTATACGACGGTGACCGTCAGCCTGAAGCCGATGGGCGTTGCCGCCGGTGACGCGACCGACGACCAGATTGACGTGATGGCAGACCTCGCCGAGAGTTATGGCCACAACGATATCCGCGTCAGCCATGCGCAGAACGTCGTCCTGCCGCATGTCGCGCTGGACGATGTCTATGAGCTTTACCGCAAGCTGGATGCAGCCGGTCTCGCAACACCGAATGAAGGCCTCATTTCGGACATGATCGTCTGCCCGGGTCTTGATTACTGCAACCTCGCCAATGCGCGCTCTATCCCGGTTGGCATGGCAATCCAGGAAGCGTTCAGCGACCCGGACGACCAGGCCGATATCGGCAAGTTCCACATCAATATTTCTGGCTGCATCAATGCCTGTGGTCACCACCATGTCGGCCATGTCGGAATTCTGGGCGTCGACCGGAAAGGTGAGGAATACTACCAGATCACGCTGGGTGGACGCGCCGATGAGAAAGCCGCCATTGGTCAGATCGCCGGGCCGGGCCTGAAGGCCGAGGACGTGCCGGTCGCGCTGAAACGCCTCGTCGATCGCTACCGCGAGCTTCGCACCGGCAAGGACGAAACCTTCATCGAAACGTTTGAGCGCGAAGGCATGGAGCCTTTCAAGGACGCCATCTACGCGGGCGCGTAG
- the gcvA gene encoding transcriptional regulator GcvA: MADPNDRLPPLNALRAFEAAARRLSFSKAAEELNVTPGAISQHIRQLEEYAGTPLFKRTGRSVLLTDAAQASLPLVREAFSRITEAGRIMQQPARKGRVMVSCAPSFAAKWLAPRLDRFHISNPGIEAWISADMSITDFTTADADFAIRYGQGSYDGLKSEKLMDETVLPVCSPRLLEGSDAIEKPEDLAKHTLIHDESTEQDPSCPDWTSWLAARGIADQVNGQRGPRFNQSSMAIEAAASGRGVVLAKRAIASSDMAAGRLVAPFADGSTSIDFGYWIVWPKGRHQSDDVRAFIKWIKAEAAAGEIHGV; the protein is encoded by the coding sequence ATGGCCGATCCGAATGACCGTCTGCCCCCGCTAAATGCGCTGCGCGCCTTTGAAGCGGCTGCCCGCCGTCTGTCCTTCAGCAAGGCGGCTGAGGAGCTGAACGTTACGCCGGGCGCCATTTCCCAGCATATCCGTCAGCTGGAAGAATATGCCGGCACGCCCCTTTTCAAGCGCACCGGGCGCAGCGTGCTGCTGACCGATGCGGCGCAGGCGAGCCTGCCGCTGGTGCGTGAAGCCTTCTCCCGCATCACCGAAGCTGGCCGCATCATGCAGCAGCCTGCGCGCAAGGGCCGGGTCATGGTCTCCTGCGCGCCGAGCTTTGCCGCGAAATGGCTGGCCCCGCGCCTTGACCGGTTTCACATCTCCAATCCGGGTATCGAGGCGTGGATTTCGGCAGACATGTCGATCACCGATTTCACCACGGCCGACGCAGACTTCGCGATCCGCTATGGGCAGGGCAGCTATGATGGCCTCAAATCAGAGAAGCTGATGGATGAGACGGTGCTTCCGGTCTGCTCGCCGCGTCTTCTGGAAGGCTCTGACGCGATCGAGAAACCTGAAGATCTCGCCAAGCACACGCTCATCCACGATGAGAGCACCGAGCAGGACCCATCCTGTCCTGACTGGACAAGCTGGCTCGCAGCGCGCGGCATTGCAGATCAGGTGAATGGCCAGCGCGGCCCGCGTTTCAACCAGTCCTCCATGGCGATTGAGGCCGCAGCGTCCGGGCGCGGCGTCGTCCTCGCCAAGCGCGCCATCGCCTCGTCGGATATGGCAGCAGGCCGTCTCGTCGCGCCATTCGCAGACGGATCAACCAGCATCGACTTTGGCTACTGGATCGTCTGGCCCAAAGGCCGCCACCAGTCAGACGATGTCCGCGCCTTCATCAAATGGATCAAGGCCGAGGCCGCCGCAGGCGAAATCCACGGCGTCTGA
- a CDS encoding peptide chain release factor 3 produces the protein MSLSPAEEAARRRTFAIISHPDAGKTTLTENLLLAGGAIRLAGQVAARGERRRTSSDWMKIERDRGISVSASVMTFEHDNLMFNLLDTPGHEDFSEDTYRTLTAADSAVMVLDAAKGIEPQTLKLFEVCRMRDIPIITFINKMDREALDPLELLDEIQDKLQLDTSPLYWPAASGQRFAGMKDLRKGDFVTFRKKTADQADDVGPSTRIGMQEARGTLDTMVMDELEEGAELASEALPDFDRKAYEEGHMTPVVFGSALRHFGVNELLSTLAEFAPGPRPQKAEKKDQPITVERSDKTVSGFVFKIQANMDPNHRDRVAFLRLCSGEFKRGMRLKTTSNKQINIHAPLMFLAQDREIAETAYAGDVIGVPNHGQLRVGDSLSESGEIKFQGIPNFAPEILRRARPKDPMKSKHLRKALESLAEEGVTQLFTPVLGSDMIVGAVGSLQIDVMAERVSAEYNLEVVFEQAAYNVARWVSSDDPAKLEAFMEKNRGSVGTDLDGAPVFLGKNTWDVGYVQEKNPDLQFTSTKERMV, from the coding sequence ATGTCACTTTCTCCCGCAGAAGAAGCCGCCCGCAGGCGGACATTCGCCATCATTTCGCACCCGGACGCCGGTAAGACGACGCTGACCGAGAACCTGCTTCTCGCTGGCGGCGCCATCCGCCTCGCCGGACAGGTCGCCGCGCGCGGTGAGCGCCGCCGCACCAGCTCTGACTGGATGAAGATCGAGCGCGACCGTGGTATCTCCGTGTCGGCTTCCGTGATGACGTTCGAGCATGACAATCTCATGTTCAACCTGCTCGATACGCCGGGCCATGAAGACTTCTCCGAAGACACCTATCGCACGCTGACGGCGGCCGACTCCGCCGTCATGGTGCTCGACGCCGCAAAAGGCATCGAGCCGCAGACCCTGAAGCTCTTCGAAGTCTGCCGGATGCGCGACATCCCGATCATCACTTTTATCAACAAGATGGACCGGGAAGCGCTCGACCCGCTGGAACTCCTCGACGAGATCCAGGACAAGCTACAGCTGGACACCTCGCCGCTCTATTGGCCGGCCGCCTCAGGCCAGCGCTTTGCCGGCATGAAAGACCTGCGCAAGGGCGACTTTGTCACCTTCCGCAAGAAGACAGCCGATCAGGCCGACGATGTGGGCCCGTCCACGCGCATCGGCATGCAGGAAGCGCGCGGCACGCTCGACACCATGGTCATGGATGAGCTGGAAGAGGGCGCAGAGCTTGCCTCCGAAGCCCTGCCGGATTTTGACCGCAAGGCCTATGAAGAAGGCCATATGACGCCCGTCGTTTTCGGCTCGGCCCTTCGTCATTTCGGTGTGAATGAGCTTCTCTCGACACTGGCAGAATTCGCGCCCGGCCCGCGTCCCCAGAAGGCAGAGAAAAAAGATCAGCCGATCACGGTTGAGCGCTCCGACAAGACCGTCTCCGGCTTTGTCTTCAAGATCCAGGCGAACATGGACCCTAACCACCGCGACCGCGTGGCTTTCCTTCGCCTTTGCTCCGGTGAGTTCAAGCGCGGCATGCGCCTCAAGACGACGTCGAACAAGCAGATCAATATCCACGCCCCGCTCATGTTCCTCGCGCAGGACCGCGAGATCGCAGAGACCGCCTATGCCGGCGACGTAATCGGCGTGCCCAACCACGGCCAGCTTCGTGTCGGCGACAGCCTGTCTGAAAGCGGTGAGATCAAGTTCCAGGGCATCCCGAACTTCGCCCCTGAAATCCTGCGCCGCGCGCGGCCCAAGGATCCGATGAAATCCAAGCACTTGCGCAAGGCCCTTGAGAGCCTGGCTGAAGAGGGCGTGACCCAGCTTTTCACGCCGGTGCTCGGCTCTGACATGATCGTTGGCGCGGTCGGCTCGCTGCAGATTGATGTGATGGCAGAGCGCGTTTCGGCGGAATACAATCTCGAAGTTGTCTTCGAGCAGGCCGCCTACAACGTCGCGCGCTGGGTCTCGTCGGACGATCCGGCAAAGCTCGAAGCTTTCATGGAAAAGAACCGCGGCAGCGTGGGCACTGACCTCGACGGTGCACCGGTCTTCCTCGGCAAGAATACCTGGGATGTCGGCTACGTTCAGGAAAAGAACCCCGACCTCCAGTTCACCTCCACCAAGGAGCGGATGGTCTAG